A stretch of Desulfotalea psychrophila LSv54 DNA encodes these proteins:
- a CDS encoding motility protein A, with translation MDLSTILGICAAFGLMLMAILQGGPLSIFINIPSIMIVFGGTAGNILVHYPFADVFDAINVAKKTFLYKETSASALIDQLMDFANKARKEGILALQASINTIEDPFLLKAVQMAVDGQEPETLRRMLMTEIDYIQVRHEKGGDIFNALALYAPAMGMVGTLIGLVQMLQTMDDPSTIGPAMAVALLTTFYGAVIANVVCTPMAGKLRNRSDSEILTKTLIAEGMQSILSGENPRIMEQKLHAFIAPKLRDSTFNK, from the coding sequence TTGGATCTTTCAACGATACTTGGTATATGTGCTGCCTTTGGCCTGATGCTTATGGCTATTCTTCAAGGCGGGCCATTATCTATTTTCATAAACATTCCCTCCATCATGATTGTTTTTGGTGGAACTGCGGGCAATATTCTTGTCCATTACCCCTTTGCCGATGTTTTTGATGCCATAAACGTGGCAAAAAAAACGTTCCTATACAAGGAAACCTCGGCCAGTGCCCTGATTGACCAGCTCATGGATTTTGCCAATAAGGCCAGAAAGGAAGGGATTCTTGCCCTGCAGGCTTCTATAAACACCATAGAGGACCCATTTTTACTCAAGGCAGTACAGATGGCAGTAGATGGCCAGGAGCCCGAGACCCTACGCCGAATGCTGATGACTGAAATTGACTACATCCAGGTCAGACATGAAAAGGGTGGCGACATCTTTAACGCCCTGGCACTCTATGCCCCGGCCATGGGCATGGTTGGAACCCTGATTGGTCTGGTGCAAATGCTCCAGACAATGGATGATCCGTCAACCATTGGCCCAGCCATGGCCGTTGCCCTTTTAACAACATTCTACGGCGCAGTCATAGCAAACGTTGTTTGTACCCCCATGGCAGGCAAGCTACGTAATCGATCAGACTCGGAAATCTTGACAAAGACTCTCATTGCCGAGGGAATGCAATCCATTTTATCTGGAGAAAACCCCAGAATTATGGAACAAAAACTACATGCATTCATTGCGCCTAAGCTACGTGACTCTACCTTTAACAAATAA
- a CDS encoding OmpA/MotB family protein: MSAEELPQKKEKKCAAGAPAWMVTYSDLVTLLLTFFVLLLSMSNVDPVRMSQASSSIKDAFGIPIKSVPTEYRVPIFPAMLIAKFSPVSIDNTKKIHEKIKNKLKALRINSEVELINKDKDIIILRMDDKVLFARGQSEISPRSYMLLRNIADIIRPLPVNVRIEGHSDDIPLGINNIANWNLSTSRAVSALRFFYRGNLISLDRLSAIGYGDMHPIAPNTTEENRAKNRRVDFVLRLKPPKKKPEIFK, translated from the coding sequence ATGTCAGCTGAAGAACTCCCGCAAAAAAAGGAAAAAAAATGCGCAGCAGGCGCCCCTGCCTGGATGGTGACCTACTCTGACCTGGTAACCCTGCTACTGACATTTTTTGTCCTCCTCCTCTCCATGTCAAACGTTGACCCTGTTCGCATGAGCCAGGCATCCAGCTCTATCAAGGATGCCTTTGGCATCCCTATCAAGTCGGTGCCCACGGAGTATAGAGTACCTATCTTTCCCGCAATGCTCATAGCCAAATTTTCACCTGTCTCAATAGATAACACAAAGAAAATCCATGAAAAAATCAAAAACAAACTCAAAGCCCTGCGGATTAATTCTGAGGTAGAACTGATTAACAAAGACAAAGATATTATAATATTACGCATGGACGACAAGGTTCTTTTTGCCAGAGGCCAATCTGAAATCAGCCCAAGATCTTACATGTTACTACGTAATATTGCAGACATAATCAGACCTCTACCCGTAAATGTCAGAATTGAAGGACATAGTGATGACATCCCCCTTGGTATCAACAACATCGCCAACTGGAACCTCTCAACATCAAGGGCGGTCTCTGCCCTCCGTTTTTTTTACCGCGGAAATCTTATCTCCCTTGATCGACTCTCCGCCATTGGTTACGGAGACATGCATCCCATAGCCCCAAATACAACAGAGGAAAATAGAGCAAAAAATCGCCGGGTAGACTTTGTCCTCCGACTTAAGCCCCCTAAGAAAAAGCCAGAAATATTTAAATAA
- a CDS encoding flagellar basal body-associated FliL family protein yields the protein MAEEKASPQEKNGKKKKLFLIGGIALVAIILIGIIAYLLLNKGDDTQVTDKNVPVPQVNATNLGPMVDLQDFVVNIISDEENHYVKTAITLEVSNSSASEEVGMRMPQMRDTIILIFGNKDYRELQDLQGKKQLKAEISSRINAILQTGQVVAVYFTAFVVQ from the coding sequence ATGGCAGAAGAAAAAGCTTCCCCTCAGGAAAAAAACGGCAAGAAAAAAAAATTGTTCCTCATCGGTGGTATAGCCCTGGTGGCAATTATACTCATCGGAATTATCGCTTACCTGCTTCTCAACAAGGGCGATGACACTCAGGTAACAGATAAAAACGTCCCCGTCCCTCAGGTAAATGCAACAAACCTGGGCCCCATGGTCGATCTGCAAGATTTTGTAGTCAACATTATCAGCGATGAAGAGAACCACTATGTAAAAACAGCCATCACTCTTGAGGTAAGCAATAGCAGCGCATCCGAAGAGGTAGGCATGCGAATGCCACAGATGCGTGACACTATTATTTTGATTTTTGGCAACAAAGATTACCGTGAGCTACAGGATCTTCAGGGAAAAAAACAACTCAAAGCAGAGATAAGCTCTCGAATAAACGCAATATTACAAACCGGACAGGTGGTGGCGGTTTATTTTACAGCCTTTGTGGTACAATAA